One genomic segment of Gymnogyps californianus isolate 813 chromosome 8, ASM1813914v2, whole genome shotgun sequence includes these proteins:
- the EFCAB7 gene encoding EF-hand calcium-binding domain-containing protein 7 yields MASSPENNASRSIQKVTCSGSSQAKKSQHAEEAIFYMNCRAAYLTVLKSSLEKIKSKEQLSLVLQQAGRNPSQKTVNKYWTSQMTTLNFDDFCTILKKEKPATKTELLEAFGRIDTDNTGYILHDELYRILTTRGEKMTRDEVSAITKQADFNCGGKLDYNKFCDLYMTTSEQCCKTAREKLEVDSRLRQQQFGSQAETSSEGITLPVSKPSPRISRKTDHKLAPTKGDSRTPSRPSSAQSCKASISTNISVGASSNRNTKLIEPDTMKEWQCAQSKGCFYLEEDGEIISHKYKLHLPQRCTVCITIRPLNIRQVEGKSYHWLSVDTALYILKENETQENLQFVSFTEQQNKEMFGWKGELGSGVYWLLPFTTGCRLKKVKTQMTGEAKLVYRGEDGELALTKEFRAALLDIFETIDLDGNGLLSLEEYNFFELRTSGEKCDEEAWAVCKENFDMKKNELTRQGFMDLNLMEANDREGDPSDLWVTLLSLGYNKALEMTEACPFVIDIYAEKCKPRIKAIYLEAGSWQLNRAICKSVVNKGEAKVMDGCENIIIYTYKAGRRITSVIENKSENKVIIHVNNEQSKNCLSNRGLTVFAVEVAPKSMTVSQHVMPLNEQEEWLYNCVHSLLR; encoded by the exons ATGGCCAGCAGTCCTGAGAATAACGCATCCCGCTCCATTCAGAAAGTCACATGCTCAGGAAGTTCCCAAGCAAAGAAGTCCCAGCATGCAGAAGAAGCAATCTTTTACATGAACTGCCGAGCAGCTTATctaactgttttaaaaagcagtttagaaaaaattaaatcaaaagaaCAACTCAGTTTAG TACTTCAACAGGCTGGAAGAAATCCATCCCAGAAGACAGTTAATAAATACTGGACTTCACAAATGACTACACTGAATTTTGATGATTTTtgtactattttaaaaaaagaaaaaccagctaCAAAAACTGAACTGCTTGAAGCATTTGGAAGAATAGACACAGATAACACTGGATATATTTTACATGATGAACTTTATAGAATTCTTACAACA AGAGGTGAAAAAATGACTCGGGATGAAGTGAGTGCCATTACTAAACAAGCTGATTTTAACTGCGGTGGCAAACTTGACTACAACAAG TTTTGCGACTTATACATGACAACCAGTGAGCAGTGCTGCAAGACTGCACGAGAGAAACTGGAAGTTGATAGTCGATTGAGGCAACAGCAGTTTGGAAGTCAAGCTGAAACTTCCTCTGAAGGGATCACACTGCCAGTGTCAAAACCATCACCAAGAATCTCGAGGAAAACTGATCACAAACTAGCACCAACGAAAG GTGATAGCAGAACTCCTTCAAGACCCTCATCAGCTCAAAGTTGCAAAGCATCCATTTCTACCAATATCAGCGTGGGTGccagcagcaacagaaacacaaagctAATTGAGCCAGACACAATGAAG GAATGGCAATGTGCACAATCCAAAGGATGCTTCTACTTAGAAGAAGATGGTGAAATCATTAGTCACAAGTACAAGTTGCACTTACCTCAAAGGTGTACAGTATGTATTACCATCAGGCCTTTAAACATTCGTCAGGTAGAAG gaAAATCTTATCATTGGTTGTCAGTGGATACAGCTTTGTATATTctcaaggaaaatgaaaccCAAGAAAATCTACAGTTTGTGAGCTTTActgaacaacaaaacaaagag ATGTTTGGATGGAAAGGGGAGCTTGGATCAGGAGTTTACTGGCTTCTCCCATTCACAACAGGCTGCAGGTTGAAGAAGGTAAAAACACAAATGACTGGAGAAGCAAAACTGGTGTATAGAGGTGAAGATGGAGAACTGGCTCTGACCAAAGAGTTCCG aGCCGCTTTATTGGATATATTTGAAACAATCGATTTGGATGGAAATGGCCTTCTGAGTTTGGAGGAATACAATTTCTTTGAACTGAGAACTAGTGGTGAGAAATGTGATGAGGAAGCATGGGCTGTATGTAAGG agaatTTTGATATGAAGAAGAATGAACTAACAAGACAAGGATTTATGGATTTGAATCTCATGGAAGCCAATGACCGTGAAGGGGATCCTAGTGACCTTTGGGTCACTTTATTGTCTCTGGGCTACAATAAAGCGTTAGAAATGACAGAG GCATGCCCCTTTGTCATCGACATCtatgcagaaaaatgtaaacCCAGAATTAAAGCCATATATCTagaggcagggagctggcaaCTCAACAGGGCTATTTGCAAGTCTGTTGTTAATAAAGGAGAGGCCAAAGTAATGGACGGCTGTGAAAACATAATCATCTATACCTACAAAGCGGGCAGGAGAATCACTTCTGTTATTGAAAATAAG